The stretch of DNA ACCCGCGGCAAGATCATGGAATTCGCGCCCCAGGCCGCGCACCCCGATTATGCCGCCAAGATCCCGATGCCGCCGTGGCTGGGCGATCCCGCGCTGCATCTCAGCCACCGTTCCAAGCTGATCGCCAAGGATCCGAGGTTCTACACGCCGCTGTTCCCGGGCACGGAACCGGATCTGGAGTACTTCTGGCCCGAGCCCAAGCATCTGCTGCTGCCGGAGGATCCTGCCGGGGACCGCATGTGGGTGCTCCGCCTGCCGGTCGGGGACATCGATCCCGAGCAGCTGGACACCGTCAGCCTGCCGCCGGTGGGCCGCGCGAAGGCGGCTGCCGCGGACGAGGAATACCAGTTCGTCTATGCCGACTCGGGTGCCCGGCGCCCGGCCAAGGTGCGCAAGCTTCCGCCCAAGCAGCTCGTCAAGAAGCCCACCCGGAAACGCCAGCAGCAGGAAGAAGCCTTCACCAACCTGCCCGGCAACTCCGTGGTGGCCATCCCGCTCCACGGCGGCGCTTCCTTCGCCGTCGGCAAGGTCCTGGGCCGGCCGATCACCGTGGAAGGCCGCTTCGCACGCAATTTCAAGGTGGACGAGGTCCTGGACCGCTCGGACTTCGATTACCCGGCGCTGCTGCAGGATCCGCGGCTCTTCTTCCCGATCCCTGCGCTGTAGGCGGATGGTCCTGCCCTTGTAATCCAGAGCTTGCGACTGGGAAAGTTACCGCCGTCTGAAATAGGGTGACAGCGAAACGTTTGCCTCCACCCGGGGCAACCGTGCACGCCATCAATATTGGGGGACGACATGGCTGCTGGAGACAGGGCTGCCGAGCAGTCGCGACTTGCCGCGGAACGCGTAGCCCGGCTCCGACGGGAGCTGGAACAGGCTGAACGGCACTCACAGGCATGGTCTGCGGGCGCGGCCGGGGAGGCGACGGTAGCGGCGAAGATGAGTGAACTGGCCGCAAGCGGCTGGCTGGATCTTCATGACGTTCACTGGCCGGGCAGGCCGAAGGCCAACCTTGACCACATCCTTGTTGGGCCCGGCGGGATCATCGTCGTCGACGCCAAGAACTGGAGCGGCAACGTACAAATCAGCGACGGAAGGCTCCGCCAGAACGGCTACCGGAGAGACAGGGAAGTGCTCGGGGCCTCACAACAGAGCGCCGCCGTAGCGGCGCTCCTGGAACCACAGCACCGTCGTCTTACCCAGGGCTGGATCTGCCTGGTGGCGCAGCCCGCCGTCGACGAGACCACGGAAAGTGGCGTCAGAATACTGGGGTTGGACGCACTCTGCCCGGCAGCCGCCCACCTCCCGCATGTTCTGGACGCTACCGAAGTCCAGGTCATTCACGCCCACCTGAACGAGCAACTCACGGGACCGGCAAGTCCTCCGCTCCTCACGACGGCGGAGTTCGCGGGCGCAGATGCCCCGGCAGCCGCCTTGCAGCAGTGGCGGCCCCGGCCCCGGGCCGAAGCCAACCTGGGTACGCCGCTGCGCCAGCCTCGACGGCAATCCAGGCGGCCAAGTTGCCTGAGAGCGCTGGTTCAGTTGGCCTTGCTGTTCGTCGGCGCATCCTTGCTGATGAACTTCGCGGCCAGTTATCGACCTGCTGCCCCGCCAACACCCGGCCCTGCTCCGACCGTGAGCCAGACAATCCAGACAATACCGGCGCGATAGCGGCCAGGTCCTGCCGCCCGGGCGAAAGCTGGCAGACTTGCCAGCATGACTGTACTTCTGGCCGGTTGCGGCGATCTGGGCACTGAGGCAGGGCTGCGCTTCGCGGCGGCCGGCCAACGGGTGGTGGGCTGGCGGCGTTCGCCGGAGAAACTTCCGGCTGCCATCGAAGGCATCGCGGCTGACCTGAGCTCCCCCGGGCTGCCACCCCTCCCGGCGGAGACCACCGCCGTCGTCGTTGCCATAGCGGCCGATTCGCCCACCGAGGAGGCCTACCGGGTAGCGTATGTGGACGGTTTGATGAACGTGCTGGACGCCGTGCTGGCTGCCCAGGGCGGCGACGGTGATGTTCCCCGCCGGGTGCTGTTTGTCTCCTCCACGGCCGTCTACGGTGACGCCGGCGGCGGTTGGGTTGATGAAAGTACGACGGCGGTTCCCGGCGGATTCTCGGGCCGCATCCTCCGCGAGGCGGAGGAACTGCTCTATGACCGGCTCCGCGGCACCCGGATCACACCCGTGGTGCTGCGGCTGGGCGGAATCTACGGCCCGGGACGGACCCGGCTGATCGACCAGGTGCGCAGCGGAACCGCGGTGGTGCCTGCCGGGTCACGGTTCACCAACCGCATCCACCGGGACGACGCCGCGGCGGCGATCGTCTACCTGTGCAGCATGTCCGATACGCCTGGGCCGCTGTATCTGGGCGTCGACAACGATCCGGCCGAGCTCGGCGACGTGCTGCGCTTCCTGGCCGCCGAGCTCGGACTCCCCCAGCCGCCGTCGGCCTCTTCCCTCTCCGCATCCGCGGGCGGCGGGTCCGCCGGCGGCGAGCCGTCCCGCGGCGGCAACAAGCGCTGCAGCAACGCGCTGCTGCGCGGCACCGGCTTCGAGTTCGAATATCCGAGCTTCCGGGAAGGATACCGGGCCATTCTGGCCGGCGTCGGCGTGCGGCACCCCTAAGGGAACTTCTGCTTCGGATTTCAGCAACTCTTCCCGAGGGGGAACCATGGATTTTCAACACATTATTGAGACAGTCGGAAGCTTTATGGACGTCGCCGGTGTGACCGTCATGGTGGTCGGCGCCCTGGTGTCCCTCCCGATGGCGCTGCGGGGATTCCAGCCCCGACGCCTGCCCGCCGGGTCCGAGCCGCTGTCCGTCTACCGTTCCTACCGGCAGTTGCTGGGCCGCTCCATCCTGCTGGGCCTGGAACTGCTGGTGGCGGCCGACATTATCCGGACCGTCGCCGTCACGCCCACCTTCGAAAGCGTCGGTGTGCTGGCCATCCTCGTGCTCATCCGGACGTTCCTGAGCTTCTCGCTGGAACTGGAGATCACCGGCCGCTGGCCATGGCAGAAACAGCCCGCTAGCTCCACCGCACCCGCTTCCGCCGGCTGATTTTCCTTTCCGCGGGATGACTCCGAGGCTAGGCTCGGCCCATGACTGAACGTCCGCCCGTCCACGGCCCCTGGCCGGAGCCGCCGGAGCTTCCCCTGCCCGTCATCATGGTCCAGCGGTGGACCGACGCCGTCTTCCTGCACTGGCGCATCCCGGAAGCCCTTGCGGCCGCCCAAATCCCCGCCGACGTGGTCCCCGATCTCTTCGATGGCTCTGCCTGGGTGGGTCTCATCGGCTTCCGGATGCAGGGCGCCGGACTGGGCCGCGGCCCCGGAATCCCATACTTCGGCAATTTCAACGAGATCAACGTGCGTCTCTATTCGCGGGGGCCCGACGGCACGCGCGGGGTAGTTTTCCTGAGCCTGGATGCGTCCCGGCTGGCGGTGGTCCTCGCCGCCCGCTCCGCCGGGATCCCCTACATATGGTCCCGCACGGGCTTCACGCAGGCCCCGGCGGACGCTGCGGACCGGTCGGACCGGTCCATCGGGTATTCGGTACACAGGTTCCAGGGCGGCCCCCGGAGTGATTTCGCGGTGTCCCCCGAGTTCGACGTCGAAGCCACAGATCCGTTGTCCGTCCACCTCACAGCCCGGTTCGGTCTTCACACCCGCTTCCGCGGCCGCACCCTCTATGTTCCCAACACGCACGGCCCCTGGCCGCTGCACCGCGCCCGTGTCACGGCACTCGAGGATCAGCTGGTGCAGGCGGCGGGGATTGAAGTGGCCGGCCCGCCGGAATCTGTGCTGTTCTCCCCCGGAGTCCGGACGGCGTTTGGCCGGCCCCAAGTACTGGAGCAGCCCCGATGGCAGCAGCTCTGACGCTGGGAGCGGCCGGGTGCGGATCGGGTCGGGTGCGGGGCCGCTGATACTGTCGTGGCCCGGCAGTAGTGTGAAGTCATGGAAGCCATCGGGGGTTTCGTCTCCTTCGCGGAAGCCGGGCAGGGCACGCAGCCTGTGCTGGGGGATGCCCTGGGTTTGCTCCGGATACTGGGCGCGACGGCGGTGCAGGACGCGGCGCTTTGGGGGTTCCGGGCGGCGGCGGACTTCGCGGGGGACGTGGAGGAACTCTCGCGGACCGTGGAGTATCTGTAGCTCGTGGCGGCGGCGGCGGTGGACCGGACCAGGAACCAGGCGGCCGCGTCCGCCGGTGCGGGGACGGGTGCCGGCTGGCTGACCGGCTGGAAGGACCAGCCCGGCATACCGGCGGGAGTGGAGGCAGCCCCGGCGGGACCGGCGGGTCCTGACCAGGGGCCGCGGGAAGTCCTGGACGACGGCTTCCGGAACACCACGGACTTCCTGCGGGCCCGGCTGCGGATCAGCGCCGCGGAGGCCCGCCGCCGGCTCGCCCTGGCCGGGAGCGTCCTTCCGCGCAGGGGCCTGGCGGGCCGGCCGCTTCCTGCCGTCCACGCGGAGCTCGGCGCCGCGCTGGCGTCCGGGACCGTCGCCTCCCGGTCCGCGACCATCATCACCGTGGCCCTGGACCGTGTCCGGCCGTGCTGTGATGCCGCGGCTGCGCTGGAGATGGAGCATGCTTTGACGCGCACCGCCGCGGAGAACGATCCGGATTTCCTGGCACGGATCGCGAGGCGCTGGACCGACGCCCTGGACCAGGACGGTACCGAACCCTCCGAAGAGGCGCTGCGCCACCTCCAGGGCGCCTTCATCCGCCGCACCCGCCACGGCCTGCACCACCTCGAGATCTTCGCGACCGCCGACCAGTTCGAACACCTCCTCACCGTCATGAATACCGCCACGAACCCGCGGACCAGCGGCGCGGACGCTGCAGAACCCGGCAGCCGGCACCCTGCCACGGACCCCGCCGGTCCCGGAACCGGCCGTTCCCCCGGCGGGGAGGAGAATGATTCCGGCACGGCGGGGCTGGACCGCCGCTCGCGGCCGCAGAAACTCCTCGACGGCCTCGTCGGCGCCTGCAAAATCGCTTTGTCATCCGGGCCGCTGCCCGCCGCGGGAGGACTCCGCCCCCAGGTCATGGTCACGATCGGCTACCGGGACCTCCTGGACCGCCTCGGACACCCAGCCAGCACCGCGGCCGGCAGCCCACCAGGCGCGGCCCCGGCGCCGTCGAACACCGGAACCCTGCCGTTCACCGGACCCGTCACAGCCTCAACCGTCCGGAAGATCGCCTGCGACGCGGACATCATCCCGGTCCTCCTCGGCGGGGAAGGCCGGATCCTGGACATCGGCCGCGCCGCACGGATCTTCCCGCCCCACATCCGCAAAGCCATCACCGCCCGGGACCAGGGCTGCACCTTCCCGGGCTGCACCATCCCGGCACCCTGGTGCGAAGCCCACCACATCAGCTACTGGTCCCGCGGCGGCACCACAAGCACAGAGAACGGGACGCTCCTCTGCTCCCACCACCACCACCTGGTCCACAAGGAACAATGGACCATCCAGAACCGCACCGGCATCCCCTGGTTCATCCCGCCACCCCACCTGGACCCGCGCCAGAAGCCACAACGCAACCACTACTTCCGCCTTGAATGACGCCGCACGTGCCGGCTCAGGAAGCCGGCACGAACAGGAGTCGGGTGCCCGGCTCGAACGGCACGGCGCCTTGGGCCGGGACGACGCTCTATTTCCCGAGGCCTGCCTTCCGGAGCGCTTCGGCCATCGCGGTGTTCACCGGTGATGGTTTGGGCTGCGGCTCTCTGGCGGGTGCGGGCCCTTGCCTCGAGGGCGCCTTCGAAGGCGCCTGTGAAGGGCTCTGCTGTGCACGCTCCGGCTTGGAACCCGGATGTCCCCCGGAAGCTGCCGGTTCGTCGTCGAGCCTCAACGTCAGGGAGATGCGCTTCCGCTCCGGATCCGCCTCCAGCACCTTGACCCGGACAACCTGCCCGGACTTGACCACCTCGCGGGGATCGGAGACAAAGCGGTTGGCCAGCGCGGACACGTGCACCAGCCCGTCCTGGTGCACGCCGATGTCAACGAACGCGCCAAA from Arthrobacter sp. PAMC25564 encodes:
- a CDS encoding MSMEG_6728 family protein → MQTYLPFPDFQQSAAVLDRVRLGKQRVEALQILRALVIPEYGWQSHPAVQMWMGYVPALTLYGLSMVDEWTARGGEDSTRGKIMEFAPQAAHPDYAAKIPMPPWLGDPALHLSHRSKLIAKDPRFYTPLFPGTEPDLEYFWPEPKHLLLPEDPAGDRMWVLRLPVGDIDPEQLDTVSLPPVGRAKAAAADEEYQFVYADSGARRPAKVRKLPPKQLVKKPTRKRQQQEEAFTNLPGNSVVAIPLHGGASFAVGKVLGRPITVEGRFARNFKVDEVLDRSDFDYPALLQDPRLFFPIPAL
- a CDS encoding nuclease-related domain-containing protein, with translation MAAGDRAAEQSRLAAERVARLRRELEQAERHSQAWSAGAAGEATVAAKMSELAASGWLDLHDVHWPGRPKANLDHILVGPGGIIVVDAKNWSGNVQISDGRLRQNGYRRDREVLGASQQSAAVAALLEPQHRRLTQGWICLVAQPAVDETTESGVRILGLDALCPAAAHLPHVLDATEVQVIHAHLNEQLTGPASPPLLTTAEFAGADAPAAALQQWRPRPRAEANLGTPLRQPRRQSRRPSCLRALVQLALLFVGASLLMNFAASYRPAAPPTPGPAPTVSQTIQTIPAR
- a CDS encoding SDR family oxidoreductase yields the protein MTVLLAGCGDLGTEAGLRFAAAGQRVVGWRRSPEKLPAAIEGIAADLSSPGLPPLPAETTAVVVAIAADSPTEEAYRVAYVDGLMNVLDAVLAAQGGDGDVPRRVLFVSSTAVYGDAGGGWVDESTTAVPGGFSGRILREAEELLYDRLRGTRITPVVLRLGGIYGPGRTRLIDQVRSGTAVVPAGSRFTNRIHRDDAAAAIVYLCSMSDTPGPLYLGVDNDPAELGDVLRFLAAELGLPQPPSASSLSASAGGGSAGGEPSRGGNKRCSNALLRGTGFEFEYPSFREGYRAILAGVGVRHP
- a CDS encoding DUF1622 domain-containing protein — encoded protein: MDFQHIIETVGSFMDVAGVTVMVVGALVSLPMALRGFQPRRLPAGSEPLSVYRSYRQLLGRSILLGLELLVAADIIRTVAVTPTFESVGVLAILVLIRTFLSFSLELEITGRWPWQKQPASSTAPASAG
- a CDS encoding DUF2071 domain-containing protein, whose translation is MTERPPVHGPWPEPPELPLPVIMVQRWTDAVFLHWRIPEALAAAQIPADVVPDLFDGSAWVGLIGFRMQGAGLGRGPGIPYFGNFNEINVRLYSRGPDGTRGVVFLSLDASRLAVVLAARSAGIPYIWSRTGFTQAPADAADRSDRSIGYSVHRFQGGPRSDFAVSPEFDVEATDPLSVHLTARFGLHTRFRGRTLYVPNTHGPWPLHRARVTALEDQLVQAAGIEVAGPPESVLFSPGVRTAFGRPQVLEQPRWQQL
- a CDS encoding DUF222 domain-containing protein → MAAAAVDRTRNQAAASAGAGTGAGWLTGWKDQPGIPAGVEAAPAGPAGPDQGPREVLDDGFRNTTDFLRARLRISAAEARRRLALAGSVLPRRGLAGRPLPAVHAELGAALASGTVASRSATIITVALDRVRPCCDAAAALEMEHALTRTAAENDPDFLARIARRWTDALDQDGTEPSEEALRHLQGAFIRRTRHGLHHLEIFATADQFEHLLTVMNTATNPRTSGADAAEPGSRHPATDPAGPGTGRSPGGEENDSGTAGLDRRSRPQKLLDGLVGACKIALSSGPLPAAGGLRPQVMVTIGYRDLLDRLGHPASTAAGSPPGAAPAPSNTGTLPFTGPVTASTVRKIACDADIIPVLLGGEGRILDIGRAARIFPPHIRKAITARDQGCTFPGCTIPAPWCEAHHISYWSRGGTTSTENGTLLCSHHHHLVHKEQWTIQNRTGIPWFIPPPHLDPRQKPQRNHYFRLE